The window TGTCCAAAGTAAtaagggaaaaaaaacatttataataaataattaatttctgtatatatttatatgaaaAAAAGTCTGCTGAAAAAGGACTATAAGCCAGCAAAACTCAATGCATGGCACAGTTCTTTATAAAAAGCGTATTGCCTCAAACGTGTAGAGTCAAGATTAGGAGCAAACAGCTCAGCTCTTGGGTCACTCAAATGGTGATGTGAAAAGAGTCTTGTAGCCAGGAATCCTTGCTTGTCCCATTTTTGGGAGATGTTGCCTCACTTCCCTCCGGTTGGTCAGTTGGTGTTGTGCTGGTCTCCTGGTAGTATTCATCATCTTCGTCAAAGTAGCCGTTCTCTATCCCATGCCCGGCGCTGAGATCCTGGCAACTGCctttgtactcttggattgactCATGGAGGGACCAGAGCTGACACAGCAAAGACATATCCTGCTGACGCAATCCCACCTGGAAAGATAAAAATGACCCCAGAATTATTTTAAGACCTCCCAAACAGGTGCTTGATACTATACTTATGCCTAACCGTTAGCAATTAGACAAATGTTGGCAGAGGTGCTTCATGCCTTTAACtag is drawn from Oncorhynchus tshawytscha isolate Ot180627B linkage group LG05, Otsh_v2.0, whole genome shotgun sequence and contains these coding sequences:
- the fam89a gene encoding sprT-like domain-containing protein Spartan, translated to MNGKSANGTAGGTLASIEGLPPLPKSLSGLLNSSGGSWREMERMYAKKTMIQDDLSRGRNNSDNLLANKPANLDAALALLRKEMVGLRQQDMSLLCQLWSLHESIQEYKGSCQDLSAGHGIENGYFDEDDEYYQETSTTPTDQPEGSEATSPKNGTSKDSWLQDSFHITI